In Palaemon carinicauda isolate YSFRI2023 chromosome 14, ASM3689809v2, whole genome shotgun sequence, the following proteins share a genomic window:
- the LOC137653527 gene encoding innexin inx2-like, translating to MFDVFGDLKKQISTSGATKAKVSSMVFGCMKLCMLITMLACVLVTAKNYIGDNIKCITGFDKQEHKAIETYCFIASTFTIVDLDAPTAHPGVGPNVPKYNEDGEPVEPDDRRHAYYQWVPMVLVLQAVAFYLPLWLWNRIDKGFFKSALCSLDKIHISDVSQNIQVSADYFLGSMSTHRSYATSFLMCEIFSFAISVGNLFFTNAFLGGEFFSFGPAAISYLLKPASDPDNPLNEIFPKVAKCTWYKYGASGTIQKHDSMCVLPLNIVNEKTYIFLWLVYTLTACLIGVFLLLHIILFLVPTLRNTWLVLLAKDNQSKIDLQHILPKCNYGDWFLMLHFRKNMAYFREWISKIREGMSK from the exons ATGTTTGACGTTTTCGGCGATTTGAAGAAGCAGATCTCTACGTCAGG GGCGACCAAAGCGAAGGTGTCGTCCATGGTCTTCGGCTGCATGAAGCTGTGCATGCTAATCACCATGCTTGCTTGCGTCCTGGTCACGGCCAAGAACTACATCGGAGACAACATTAAGTGCATCACTGGATTTGACAAGCAGGAGCACAAAGCCATCGAGACATATTGCTTCATTGCTTCCACGTTCACCATCGTTGATCTGGATGCTCCG ACAGCACACCCAGGAGTTGGTCCAAACGTTCCGAAATATAATGAAGATGGCGAACCGGTAGAACCTGACGACAGACGCCATGCTTATTACCAGTGGGTTCCCATGGTGCTTGTGTTGCAGGCGGTCGCTTTCTATTTACCTCTTTGGTTGTGGAACAGAATCGACAAGGGATTCTTTAAATCGGCTCTCTGCTCCTTGGATAAAATCCATATCTCGGACGTTTCACAAAat ATTCAGGTATCAGCTGATTACTTCCTGGGTTCAATGTCCACCCATCGCAGTTACGCTACGTCCTTCCTCATGTGCGAGATCTTCTCCTTCGCCATCTCCGTCGGGAACCTTTTCTTCACCAACGCCTTCTTGGGAGGAGAGTTCTTCAGCTTCGGTCCCGCTGCCATCAGCTACCTGCTCAAGCCTGCGTCTGACCCAGACAATCCTCTGAATGAGATCTTCCCCAAG GTTGCCAAATGTACGTGGTATAAATACGGAGCTTCAGGTACCATCCAAAAGCACGACTCGATGTGCGTCCTTCCTCTGAACATCGTGAATGAGAAGACTTACATCTTCCTGTGGCTGGTGTATACATTGACAGCCTGCCTCATCGGGGTTTTCCTCCTTCTACATATCATCTTGTTCCTCGT TCCAACCCTGCGCAACACGTGGCTGGTCCTTTTGGCCAAAGACAACCAGTCCAAGATCGACCTTCAGCACATCCTACCGAAATGCAACTACGGCGACTGGTTCCTGATGCTCCACTTCAGGAAAAACATGGCCTACTTCAGGGAGTGGATCAGCAAAATCAGAGAGGGCATGAGTAAATAA